The Nitrososphaerota archaeon genome includes a region encoding these proteins:
- a CDS encoding TFIIB-type zinc ribbon-containing protein, producing MEKEKFLGKYRCPQCGSKYLIEDSRTGEISCQSCGYVLSEIVIDQGPEWREFEESEKSRSRVGPPQSIMYEHLGLSTTIPKDFKDAQGKALPKEARKHLSELRKADYRSQVNIAQKRNLEQAANVLRIYADKLNLPDYVIEGAMQIYKEALKKDLIRGRAIRNIIAAATYAACRISGTPRDLREFEKAYPIVTKKDIARDYRLLMKYLNLKVQLTDPTIYVNKIASKLGLSQNIIQETIKILNKAEEVGATIGKDPVGIAAAALYLACRENNIDIMQKDVAKASGVTLVTIRNRSKDLEEYIKSIPKEEKKEAKEITSVAES from the coding sequence ATGGAAAAAGAAAAATTTTTAGGAAAATATAGATGTCCACAATGTGGTAGTAAGTACTTAATAGAAGATAGTAGAACAGGAGAAATTTCTTGTCAATCTTGTGGATATGTATTATCAGAAATTGTCATAGATCAAGGTCCTGAATGGAGAGAATTTGAAGAAAGTGAAAAAAGTAGAAGTCGTGTTGGCCCTCCACAATCAATTATGTATGAACATTTAGGATTATCAACTACTATTCCTAAAGATTTTAAAGATGCTCAAGGAAAGGCTCTTCCAAAAGAAGCTAGGAAACATTTAAGTGAATTAAGAAAAGCTGATTATAGATCTCAAGTAAATATTGCTCAAAAAAGAAACCTTGAACAAGCAGCAAATGTTTTAAGAATATATGCAGATAAACTTAATTTACCAGATTATGTTATTGAGGGGGCTATGCAAATTTATAAAGAAGCATTAAAAAAGGACCTTATACGTGGAAGAGCTATTAGAAATATTATAGCTGCAGCAACTTACGCTGCTTGTAGAATTTCTGGAACTCCAAGAGATTTAAGAGAATTTGAAAAAGCATACCCAATTGTTACTAAAAAAGATATTGCAAGAGATTATAGATTATTAATGAAATACCTTAATCTTAAAGTTCAATTAACAGATCCAACCATATATGTTAATAAAATTGCTTCAAAACTTGGTTTAAGTCAAAATATTATTCAAGAAACAATTAAAATATTGAATAAAGCTGAAGAAGTTGGAGCAACAATAGGTAAAGATCCTGTAGGAATTGCAGCTGCAGCCTTATATTTAGCATGTAGAGAAAATAATATAGATATTATGCAAAAAGATGTTGCTAAAGCTTCTGGGGTCACATTAGTTACTATTAGAAATAGGTCTAAAGATTTAGAAGAATATATAAAGAGTATTCCTAAAGAAGAAAAGAAAGAAGCGAAAGAGATAACATCTGTAGCAGAAAGTTAA
- a CDS encoding NAD(P)-dependent oxidoreductase → MQTRIAIVRAKGFELFGIYTDAIEKLKKFGEVKVLYGSDDPITLANQLLNFQIVITEILKPKFTLEFFKRNKDVQMIFVNGRGYDNVDIKAAEEHGVLIARVPGWCEAEAVAEHTIALLLTVLRKIREADKWVKNGEWYKKGYVSTDFITKNIRDLIIGIIGFGWIGSRTAQILKYGFNARKIIVYDPYIPKEKVKEAGFYYTNNLYNLLRKSDVILIHAELTSETYHMIGIEEFKNMKDGVIIINTARGPIIDTSALIESLKNGKIGYAALDVIENEPINEGHPLFKFPNVLITPHIAYATWYAIKCMDYSAINAVKNFLSGKEVWETVVKPKNPRKTYN, encoded by the coding sequence TTGCAAACAAGAATAGCTATTGTAAGAGCTAAAGGTTTTGAGCTTTTTGGTATTTATACAGATGCTATTGAGAAGTTAAAAAAATTCGGAGAAGTTAAAGTATTGTATGGTTCAGACGATCCTATTACTCTTGCAAACCAGCTTCTTAATTTTCAAATTGTTATTACCGAGATTCTAAAACCAAAATTTACATTAGAATTTTTTAAAAGAAATAAAGATGTTCAAATGATTTTTGTTAATGGTAGAGGATATGATAATGTTGATATAAAAGCTGCTGAAGAGCATGGAGTGCTCATTGCAAGAGTTCCAGGATGGTGCGAAGCTGAAGCTGTAGCAGAACATACAATAGCTCTTTTACTCACTGTATTAAGGAAAATTAGAGAAGCTGATAAATGGGTGAAAAATGGAGAATGGTACAAAAAAGGGTATGTTTCTACAGATTTTATTACTAAAAATATAAGAGATTTAATTATAGGAATAATAGGGTTTGGTTGGATTGGCTCGAGAACTGCTCAAATACTTAAATATGGTTTTAATGCAAGAAAAATAATAGTTTATGATCCTTACATTCCTAAAGAGAAAGTGAAAGAAGCTGGTTTTTATTATACAAATAATCTTTATAATCTTTTACGAAAATCTGATGTAATACTAATTCATGCAGAACTTACATCCGAAACATATCATATGATTGGAATAGAAGAGTTCAAAAATATGAAAGATGGTGTGATTATAATTAACACAGCAAGAGGGCCTATTATAGATACTTCTGCACTTATTGAAAGTTTAAAGAATGGAAAAATAGGGTACGCGGCTCTTGATGTTATTGAGAATGAGCCAATAAATGAGGGACATCCATTGTTTAAATTCCCTAATGTCTTAATAACTCCTCATATAGCATATGCAACATGGTATGCAATAAAATGCATGGATTATTCAGCTATTAATGCTGTTAAAAATTTCTTAAGTGGAAAAGAGGTATGGGAAACTGTAGTTAAACCAAAAAATCCAAGAAAAACTTATAATTAA
- a CDS encoding cation-transporting P-type ATPase has translation MNTNITKEVNTKIHMLPIKEVLRELNTSENGLSEIEARKRLKEYGPNIIREFRRKSIIIKFFEQFKSLFAILLIIASLLAFILNMIELSIAIILIVIINAIVGLLQEYRAEKLVKELKKLMPLYAKVCRDGIVKKIYASELVPGDLIILEEGDNVPADARLIESFGITISSAALTGESAPQVKNAEPFLEENVSWTDIPNIVLMGTTVISGQGKAVVFSTGMRTKFGSIANLAQAIKEEPSPLQKEISRTAKTLSIMAIIIGMIFSIIGILLKISLIEAFLFGIGVMVACIPEGLQATISVSLAMSIRRMARKNALVKRLSAVETLGCVTTICTDKTGTITKGEMTVTKIWINDKILQATGIGYEPHGDIILNGKRISINDLPELNLLFEAATFCNNAKIIPPSDTKSRWEAIGDPTEIALLIASQKLDFNINLALAKKPRIHMIPFDPIRKMMSSIHTTGNKKIAYVKGAPNEVLSKCKYILINGINKELSFYYKNKIISQINEFAREGLRVLAFAYKEIPQNIQEYTIENIEKDLVFIGLMAMYDPPRPGVKEAIEKARKAGIKIIMVTGDHELTAKTIALQTSIIKDDKCKVFTGSDLDKLSDEELLKELDNDGIVFARITPEHKLRIVRLLKKKSEIVAVTGDGVNDAPSLKAADIGIAMGIAGTDVAKESADIILLDDNFATIVNAIEEGRGIFRNIKRFTTYILSSNWPELIPFIAFVLFKIPLALTLMQILAVDLGTDVLPALALGVEHPKPILMLQPPRSQKERLLDMGMIARSFFLGMIEAFASMISALTTWISGGWNFGQPLSTSSYLYKKGTTMAFASIVTTQIGNVFACRTSRTSLFKVGFLSNKWIFFGILGEMIITLFIIYFQPLQYVFNTVPLSLYDWLFLFMFSPIIFFAEEIRKFFIRRLKPIEIEA, from the coding sequence ATGAATACAAATATTACAAAAGAAGTCAATACGAAAATTCATATGCTACCAATCAAAGAAGTACTCAGAGAACTGAATACTTCAGAAAATGGATTAAGTGAGATAGAAGCTAGAAAACGTTTAAAAGAATATGGACCTAATATTATAAGAGAATTTAGGAGAAAATCAATAATTATTAAATTTTTTGAACAATTTAAAAGCTTATTTGCAATACTATTAATTATTGCAAGCTTACTTGCTTTTATTTTAAATATGATCGAACTTAGTATAGCTATTATACTAATAGTTATTATTAATGCTATTGTAGGATTGTTACAAGAATATAGAGCTGAGAAACTTGTTAAAGAATTAAAGAAACTTATGCCACTTTATGCTAAAGTATGTAGAGATGGGATAGTAAAGAAAATATATGCAAGTGAACTTGTTCCAGGAGACCTTATCATATTGGAAGAGGGAGATAATGTTCCAGCTGATGCTCGTTTAATTGAAAGCTTTGGAATCACGATTAGTAGCGCAGCTTTAACTGGAGAATCTGCACCTCAAGTAAAGAATGCTGAGCCTTTTTTAGAGGAAAATGTATCTTGGACAGATATACCAAATATTGTATTAATGGGTACGACAGTTATTTCAGGCCAAGGTAAAGCAGTAGTATTTTCAACCGGAATGAGAACTAAATTTGGTTCGATCGCTAATCTTGCTCAAGCTATTAAGGAAGAACCAAGTCCTTTACAAAAAGAAATCTCTAGGACTGCAAAAACATTATCGATCATGGCAATTATAATTGGTATGATTTTTTCCATTATTGGGATTCTATTAAAGATTAGCTTAATTGAAGCATTCTTATTTGGAATTGGAGTAATGGTAGCATGTATTCCAGAAGGTTTACAAGCAACGATATCCGTTTCTTTAGCAATGAGTATACGAAGAATGGCACGTAAAAATGCTTTAGTAAAACGTCTTTCAGCTGTAGAAACATTAGGATGCGTTACAACAATATGTACAGATAAAACTGGAACAATAACAAAAGGAGAAATGACTGTAACAAAAATATGGATAAATGATAAAATTTTACAAGCTACAGGTATTGGATATGAGCCTCATGGAGATATTATCTTAAATGGTAAAAGGATATCAATAAATGACTTACCAGAATTAAACCTATTATTTGAAGCAGCAACATTTTGCAATAATGCAAAAATAATCCCCCCATCCGATACTAAATCTCGATGGGAAGCAATTGGAGATCCTACAGAAATTGCTTTACTTATTGCTTCTCAAAAACTTGATTTTAATATTAATTTAGCTTTAGCTAAAAAACCACGTATTCATATGATACCATTTGATCCTATAAGAAAAATGATGAGTTCAATTCATACCACAGGTAATAAAAAGATAGCTTATGTTAAAGGAGCACCAAATGAAGTTTTATCTAAATGTAAGTATATATTAATCAATGGAATAAATAAAGAGCTTTCATTTTATTATAAGAATAAAATAATTTCACAAATAAATGAATTTGCAAGAGAAGGATTACGAGTTCTTGCTTTTGCATATAAAGAAATACCTCAAAATATTCAAGAATATACAATTGAAAATATAGAAAAAGATCTTGTTTTTATTGGATTAATGGCAATGTACGATCCTCCTAGACCAGGAGTTAAAGAAGCTATTGAAAAAGCTAGAAAGGCAGGAATTAAAATAATAATGGTTACTGGAGATCATGAATTAACAGCTAAAACTATAGCTTTACAAACATCAATAATAAAAGATGATAAATGTAAAGTTTTTACAGGATCTGATTTAGATAAATTAAGTGATGAAGAATTATTAAAAGAATTGGATAATGATGGAATAGTTTTTGCTAGAATTACTCCAGAACATAAGCTTAGAATAGTGAGATTACTTAAAAAGAAAAGTGAAATTGTAGCTGTTACTGGAGATGGAGTTAATGATGCACCATCATTAAAAGCAGCAGATATAGGAATTGCTATGGGTATTGCAGGTACAGACGTAGCAAAAGAATCCGCTGATATAATATTGCTTGATGATAATTTTGCTACTATTGTTAATGCCATTGAGGAAGGTAGAGGCATATTCAGAAACATAAAAAGATTTACTACTTATATTCTTTCTTCAAATTGGCCAGAATTAATTCCATTCATTGCTTTTGTATTATTTAAGATTCCACTTGCTCTTACACTTATGCAAATATTAGCTGTTGATTTAGGAACGGATGTTTTACCAGCTTTAGCATTAGGAGTTGAACATCCAAAACCTATTTTAATGTTACAACCACCAAGAAGTCAGAAAGAGAGGCTTTTAGATATGGGAATGATAGCGCGTTCATTTTTCCTTGGAATGATAGAAGCTTTTGCATCAATGATTAGTGCACTTACAACATGGATATCTGGAGGATGGAATTTTGGACAGCCATTAAGTACAAGTAGTTACTTATATAAGAAGGGAACAACTATGGCTTTTGCAAGTATAGTTACAACTCAAATTGGTAATGTTTTTGCTTGTAGAACTAGCCGCACATCATTATTTAAAGTTGGTTTCTTATCAAATAAATGGATATTTTTTGGTATTCTTGGTGAAATGATTATAACTTTATTTATAATCTATTTCCAACCATTACAATATGTTTTTAATACAGTTCCATTAAGTTTATATGATTGGCTTTTCTTATTTATGTTTTCTCCAATTATTTTCTTTGCTGAAGAAATAAGAAAATTCTTTATAAGACGCTTAAAGCCTATTGAAATTGAGGCATAA
- a CDS encoding ATPase domain-containing protein, with protein sequence MRYISTGCKILDKLMGGGFLASAINLIYGDPGSGKTTLILQTILNLSKNCEGEFFYLDTEQGFHESRLLQMAKALNINKSILERMYITRVDSLSEQHKIIIHKWEEIIKNEGLQPLAFIVDSFVNQYHKQLLAAKTAFLASEARELQGKLAYQSGKLMSLAIKYDVPVILVSWTKSAAYKTFLDRERNKMLKKQELLDLELGFDAKRFEVIGGSHLEYVSKTILRLLILKDYKRLAILEKHIAMPTPKVVKLKMSEEGLVGDDEKVYELNDYWKKIIKET encoded by the coding sequence ATGAGATATATTTCTACTGGTTGTAAAATTCTAGATAAATTAATGGGTGGTGGTTTCTTAGCAAGTGCAATAAATCTTATTTATGGAGATCCTGGAAGTGGAAAAACAACATTAATCCTTCAAACAATTCTTAATTTATCTAAAAATTGTGAAGGAGAATTTTTCTATTTAGATACAGAACAAGGTTTTCATGAATCTAGATTATTACAAATGGCTAAAGCTCTTAATATTAATAAATCAATTTTGGAACGTATGTATATAACTCGTGTAGATAGCTTAAGTGAGCAACATAAAATTATTATTCATAAATGGGAAGAAATAATAAAAAATGAAGGGCTTCAACCATTAGCTTTTATAGTTGATAGTTTTGTGAATCAATATCATAAGCAACTATTAGCTGCAAAAACTGCCTTTTTAGCAAGTGAAGCTAGAGAATTACAAGGTAAGCTTGCATATCAATCTGGAAAATTAATGAGTTTAGCTATAAAGTATGATGTACCTGTTATTCTTGTATCATGGACTAAAAGTGCTGCATATAAAACATTTTTAGATAGGGAAAGGAATAAAATGTTAAAAAAACAAGAATTATTAGATTTAGAATTAGGTTTTGATGCAAAAAGGTTTGAAGTAATAGGTGGTTCTCATCTTGAATATGTAAGTAAAACAATATTGAGATTATTGATTTTGAAAGATTATAAACGTCTTGCAATCTTAGAAAAACATATAGCTATGCCTACTCCTAAAGTAGTAAAGCTTAAAATGAGTGAAGAAGGATTGGTTGGAGATGATGAAAAAGTATACGAATTAAATGATTACTGGAAAAAGATAATTAAGGAAACATAG
- a CDS encoding stage II sporulation protein M produces the protein MSASSTPESSLRSYQLLDKQTKLESLFNISYWLWRFNPLSIFPIMLSSAVEVLKESIIVITLIFFLSQLAATNILNEIANALIANDFLTLFSILSSIISIIIFALIIAAVIFFLASIIAGGFLNSAEYGSYFNLLRNGTLSISNVLEEIKVRWARMAWTVLIVEIVKYGPISLALAWIFFDILHLSTMGLDQLQHPSFIINKLLLWLGFILIALIFTLIFTVLTLYTYPAAINGFYGFSSIKKSIMVCKELPIDTLAYCILRALSLILIVIISLIASLLGIQLSSIITLVLSFIIIPIFHIFKTSIFLKAQPNSIIVSYSINASILKDVFSYILKTGLEKIKKGLYELTDFLVKPKNISFHIFSIITFSLGILIGEWISYSGIRQIFYALGYVPGEMNPLFKITYGLPFLALNISFHNWQVSLATALSGIIFIIPVLTTLFFNGFILGVSIDIIQNLTLFMAAILPHGIIELPAFIISGSVGLRLGSAFLKALKQGNLSSNIEFHQILKRTIYIMLGLIPLFIIAGIIETFITPYIMRMYGWK, from the coding sequence ATGAGTGCTTCTTCAACGCCAGAATCTTCTTTACGTTCATATCAATTATTAGATAAGCAAACTAAATTAGAAAGCTTATTTAATATATCATATTGGCTCTGGCGATTTAATCCATTATCAATTTTTCCTATAATGCTAAGTAGTGCTGTTGAAGTTTTAAAAGAGTCTATAATAGTTATTACTCTTATATTTTTCTTATCTCAACTTGCTGCAACAAATATTCTAAATGAGATTGCAAATGCACTTATAGCTAATGATTTCTTAACATTATTTTCAATACTTTCTTCAATTATTTCAATAATTATATTTGCTCTTATTATAGCAGCAGTTATATTCTTTTTAGCTTCTATTATAGCTGGTGGTTTTCTAAATTCTGCAGAATATGGTTCTTATTTTAACTTATTACGTAATGGCACACTTTCAATATCAAATGTATTAGAAGAAATAAAAGTAAGATGGGCTAGAATGGCTTGGACAGTATTAATAGTTGAAATTGTAAAATATGGACCAATATCTTTAGCACTTGCTTGGATATTTTTTGATATTCTACACTTATCAACTATGGGTTTAGACCAATTACAGCATCCATCATTTATTATTAATAAGCTCCTTTTATGGTTAGGTTTTATATTAATCGCATTAATTTTCACATTAATTTTCACAGTGTTAACTCTTTATACATACCCTGCGGCTATAAATGGTTTTTATGGATTTTCTTCTATAAAGAAAAGTATAATGGTATGTAAAGAACTTCCTATTGATACACTAGCATATTGTATTTTAAGAGCTTTATCTTTAATATTGATAGTTATTATTTCATTAATAGCAAGTCTACTTGGTATTCAGCTTTCATCGATTATAACACTTGTTTTAAGCTTTATCATAATTCCAATTTTTCATATATTTAAAACTTCAATTTTTCTTAAAGCGCAACCAAATTCTATTATTGTTTCATATTCTATCAATGCTTCAATTTTAAAAGATGTTTTTTCATATATCCTAAAAACAGGATTAGAAAAGATTAAGAAAGGTTTATATGAACTTACCGATTTTCTCGTTAAGCCTAAAAATATTTCATTTCATATTTTTTCAATAATTACTTTCTCTTTAGGAATATTAATTGGAGAATGGATTTCATACTCAGGAATTAGGCAAATTTTTTATGCATTAGGATATGTGCCAGGAGAAATGAATCCACTATTTAAAATAACATATGGTTTACCTTTCCTTGCTCTTAATATATCTTTTCATAATTGGCAAGTTTCACTAGCTACTGCTCTTTCTGGGATAATATTTATTATTCCAGTCTTAACAACATTATTTTTCAATGGTTTCATATTAGGAGTTAGTATAGATATTATCCAAAACTTAACTTTATTTATGGCAGCAATACTTCCACATGGAATAATAGAGCTCCCTGCTTTCATAATATCAGGTTCTGTTGGATTAAGATTAGGATCTGCCTTTCTTAAAGCTTTAAAGCAAGGTAACTTAAGCTCTAATATAGAATTTCATCAAATTTTAAAAAGAACAATTTACATAATGCTTGGTTTAATTCCATTGTTTATTATAGCAGGTATCATAGAAACATTCATTACACCATATATAATGCGCATGTATGGCTGGAAATGA
- a CDS encoding helicase-related protein, with the protein MSLYNNPLIRKEVLEYREFQDNIARESIKKNTLIVLPTALGKTIIAALISAYFLYNYYDKKILFMAPTKPLVNQHRDVFLKVLKIMPEDTQIITGKMNPDYRLHLWNNSKAKIFFATPETVRNDLDAGLNLKDFSLLIFDECHRAVKDYAYTKVAKKYVSQCPYPIIIGLTASPGANKQRIKEVCDALFIEQIIARTEEDEDVKKYINPIKMEIKIVKQPESYINIRNILKESLNEKLKELHSLGVIKKDPKYIYRKDLLEIGEELRIRIEESMLDEERGALYNILAIQSIALILYHALELLDSQGMHALLHFIEKIAEGEKRIHKILMKDPSFYKVFQKIKEGPFEEHPKIYLLKRIIENELTLNQNGRILVFTQYRDTAFYLSSILKESGFKAEKFIGHGQRNKEIEMTQEEQIEILEKFRNGEIKILVSTSIGEEGLDIPQVDLVIFYEPVPSEIRYIQRRGRTGRARIGKVVILATENTLDMAYLRTSKRKVEKMIEIIKNLNMELKPFKRIEQFKPCIIPMEKIIEAEKLIKLEVPSHKEEAKPILIQSVLDIIDEYDEVLEKSFYKEVNAVSKYILKKVLEAGENGISIKSLIEEGEYEGLSPGIINASIKKLEKANQIYLKGEKIMPYGYVFMENVLNRRANYEANTHEIEVEKILPGKAIVVVDDKWHAILESSEYYGPRQLIKKGSRFKAAAKLYHLDGKLYIRVYGVTTRLD; encoded by the coding sequence ATGAGTCTCTATAATAATCCTCTTATTAGGAAAGAGGTTTTAGAGTATAGAGAGTTTCAAGATAACATAGCTAGAGAGTCGATTAAAAAGAATACTTTAATTGTTCTTCCAACCGCTCTAGGAAAAACAATAATAGCAGCATTAATTTCAGCTTATTTTTTGTATAATTATTATGATAAAAAAATATTATTCATGGCTCCAACAAAACCTTTAGTTAATCAGCATAGAGATGTTTTCTTAAAAGTTTTAAAAATAATGCCTGAGGATACACAAATTATAACTGGAAAAATGAATCCAGATTATAGATTGCATTTATGGAATAATAGTAAAGCAAAAATTTTCTTTGCTACTCCTGAAACTGTTAGAAATGATTTAGATGCAGGGTTAAATTTAAAAGATTTTAGTTTATTAATATTTGATGAATGCCATAGAGCTGTAAAAGATTATGCTTATACAAAAGTTGCTAAAAAATATGTAAGCCAATGTCCTTATCCAATTATTATTGGTTTAACTGCTAGTCCTGGTGCTAATAAACAAAGGATAAAAGAAGTTTGTGATGCACTTTTCATAGAACAAATTATAGCTAGAACAGAAGAAGATGAAGATGTTAAAAAATACATTAATCCAATAAAAATGGAAATTAAAATAGTTAAGCAGCCAGAATCTTATATAAATATTAGAAATATTTTAAAAGAAAGCTTAAATGAAAAATTAAAAGAGCTTCATTCTCTAGGTGTTATTAAAAAAGATCCAAAATATATTTATAGAAAAGATTTACTTGAAATAGGAGAAGAATTAAGGATTAGAATTGAAGAATCTATGCTTGATGAAGAAAGAGGGGCTTTATATAATATTTTAGCTATTCAATCTATTGCTTTAATACTTTATCATGCTCTTGAACTTTTAGATAGCCAAGGAATGCATGCCCTTTTACATTTTATAGAAAAAATTGCTGAAGGAGAAAAAAGAATTCATAAAATTCTTATGAAGGATCCATCATTCTATAAAGTTTTTCAAAAAATAAAAGAAGGGCCTTTTGAAGAACATCCAAAAATTTATTTATTAAAAAGAATAATAGAAAATGAATTAACTTTAAATCAAAATGGAAGAATATTAGTATTCACACAATATAGAGATACTGCATTTTATCTTTCTTCTATTCTTAAAGAAAGTGGGTTTAAAGCTGAAAAATTCATTGGGCATGGTCAAAGAAATAAAGAAATTGAAATGACTCAAGAAGAACAAATTGAAATATTAGAAAAATTTAGAAATGGAGAAATAAAAATATTAGTTTCAACAAGTATAGGTGAAGAGGGATTAGATATTCCTCAAGTAGATTTAGTAATATTTTATGAACCTGTTCCAAGCGAAATAAGGTATATTCAAAGAAGAGGTAGAACAGGAAGAGCTAGAATTGGAAAAGTAGTAATTCTTGCAACAGAAAATACATTGGATATGGCTTATCTTAGGACAAGTAAAAGAAAAGTTGAGAAAATGATTGAAATAATAAAGAATTTGAATATGGAGCTTAAACCATTTAAGAGAATTGAACAATTTAAACCATGTATAATTCCTATGGAGAAAATTATTGAAGCTGAAAAATTAATAAAATTGGAAGTACCTTCTCATAAAGAAGAAGCTAAACCTATTTTAATTCAAAGCGTATTAGATATTATTGATGAATATGATGAAGTATTAGAAAAATCTTTTTATAAAGAAGTAAATGCTGTTTCAAAATATATTTTAAAGAAAGTTTTAGAAGCTGGTGAAAATGGAATAAGTATTAAATCACTAATAGAAGAGGGTGAGTATGAGGGTTTAAGTCCTGGAATAATAAATGCATCTATTAAGAAACTTGAAAAAGCAAACCAAATATACTTAAAAGGAGAGAAAATTATGCCATATGGTTATGTTTTCATGGAAAATGTTTTAAATAGAAGGGCAAATTATGAAGCAAATACTCATGAGATTGAAGTTGAAAAAATACTTCCTGGAAAAGCTATAGTAGTAGTAGATGATAAATGGCATGCTATTTTAGAATCCTCAGAATATTATGGCCCAAGACAACTTATAAAAAAAGGAAGTAGATTTAAAGCAGCTGCAAAATTATACCATTTAGATGGTAAATTATATATAAGAGTTTATGGTGTAACAACTCGATTGGATTAA
- a CDS encoding MFS transporter yields MNIGYRIIELINDINHFKRDTKLMILSDFLAWIAFGLYSTVFQFYLIYNGYDGTMLGTIFMITNATSSILMIPGGLIADYYGKKKVLIIGTLMSILPIMIMLFSTYFPIVAFSAVILGLSYAFSWPTFSALFADTMDKKEMDFGFSVNAFFQSFSFAIGSILSWTPNILSMKFNYTLVDSYKFTLGIIALLMFLSTIPLFRIKSINQLKGKRKLNLKIRSSRVALKYMVANAIVAFGAGITIQMFGYYFYKKFGIKEDAYGTLSFITNIVCSPTFLIAPKLSQKIGILTTIIYTQLASIPGLIFITFSPNFAIASIIYIYRQTLMNMTNPLIGSLLMKLVKEEERATVNSLSNLSWSISNALGMPIGGYIMDNIMVDLPPYLTSAFYLFYVIIFYILMKNELYKIN; encoded by the coding sequence TTGAACATAGGATATAGAATAATTGAATTAATAAATGATATTAATCATTTTAAAAGAGATACAAAACTTATGATTCTATCAGATTTTCTTGCATGGATTGCTTTCGGGCTTTATTCTACTGTTTTTCAATTTTATCTCATATATAATGGCTATGATGGTACAATGTTAGGAACGATATTCATGATAACTAATGCAACTTCTTCAATATTAATGATTCCTGGAGGCTTAATAGCAGACTATTATGGAAAGAAAAAAGTATTAATAATTGGTACTTTAATGAGCATACTTCCTATAATGATAATGCTTTTTTCCACCTATTTTCCAATTGTTGCTTTTTCTGCAGTAATCTTAGGATTATCTTATGCTTTTTCATGGCCAACATTTTCAGCTCTTTTTGCAGATACGATGGATAAAAAAGAAATGGATTTTGGTTTTAGTGTGAATGCTTTTTTTCAATCTTTCTCATTTGCTATTGGAAGCATACTTAGTTGGACTCCGAATATTTTAAGCATGAAATTTAATTATACACTAGTTGATTCTTATAAATTTACTCTCGGAATAATAGCACTATTAATGTTTTTATCTACTATCCCACTATTTAGAATTAAATCTATTAATCAATTAAAGGGAAAAAGGAAGCTAAATCTTAAAATAAGATCTAGTAGGGTAGCTTTAAAATATATGGTAGCAAATGCTATTGTTGCTTTTGGTGCAGGTATAACTATTCAAATGTTTGGCTATTATTTTTATAAGAAATTTGGGATTAAAGAAGATGCATATGGTACTCTGAGTTTTATTACAAATATTGTATGCTCACCAACTTTTCTAATAGCTCCAAAACTTTCTCAAAAAATAGGAATATTAACTACTATAATATATACTCAATTAGCTTCTATTCCAGGTTTAATATTTATTACATTTTCGCCAAATTTTGCAATAGCTTCAATAATTTATATTTATAGACAAACATTGATGAATATGACGAATCCACTTATAGGATCATTACTTATGAAACTTGTTAAAGAAGAAGAGAGAGCTACTGTAAATAGTTTATCAAATCTAAGTTGGTCTATTTCAAATGCGTTAGGTATGCCAATAGGTGGATATATAATGGATAATATAATGGTTGATTTGCCACCTTACCTAACTTCTGCATTTTATTTATTTTATGTTATAATATTCTATATTTTAATGAAAAATGAATTATATAAAATAAATTAA